The Besnoitia besnoiti strain Bb-Ger1 chromosome IV, whole genome shotgun sequence genome contains a region encoding:
- a CDS encoding hypothetical protein (encoded by transcript BESB_054810), translating to MTASSSTGERTGDKSSLHDRRSPLCCSLGRAVARAAPQPGLPSGVFLPSGGEALRPPIDPHSPSSPPYPVVSEVSTTVAWAFVSGFPLGASVPVFSSHSSGTCRSFSDDSPPHTDVKALTSHASSLRCAGDSSDASLVLPSSSSASPRVTLAAADAPREVAVPSAAPTPAADADAHSESRRSLSTFSPASSSPLALSSARDPEQHRFELESEDAGGGGHAREAKAASGGRVVNGRQAREEESDGNRGVLGDKGESLRFGGGRPLDTQEEETAVEKGSKMDVEERTETYNGEEAVLVCSPKKQDRQTTDHAGDVSISHSNGGRGFLPQANCSSFSAPASSVDGPLSTDEVSGPRVSNFLSPDPAAMRTPQLASSFFSSSVAPSACESSTPLSPSSVPSALSARREEGDCAERGSPSGNSDAGLSLPPRRQSHLPLLSSAAVGTAAENLEGVPSFFSSSLPASSSLSWSPVAGEGRGRPSHVEEQASEETERRLASLSPSPENLLHPHGATLSGDSLCAGKEPLSRCAGSSSMPSSLLSTTVESHRGGEDLPEQTSQTADRKAEGLRVVSPSAGEGGSWGRTSAASLMDAEEAPLLHPVFELQTMPEGIGVRPAGLLSASSSSPSSPVSSPLSSSCASAAVPARAGAEQDRKETLLKEKEKAAEPVSAASPSFNTPPSFLFSPSSCPEKKEETMKAGSPRVKEEGGQKAGGASCDGGTLRGRQSSDGLARRGNAVSTDILSGAGKGDARLECGRPEVASDAVSQLADPALSCSVSAPASSPPPASPSVQLPATPSPAQPLAKLYGPLCVNVSVSSCFKSLNASASSCFSSKSTSSRQMAKEAAAPLPPLPGEQHLFSFALERPSPRTRAFAAAASLSAAPISSQLASSKLGGRPRRRGSPGTRCSAPCGASSATRLSLAQTKSGMRSSARVARWISR from the exons ATGACGGCCTCCTCTTCCACAGGAGAACGCACTGGTGACAAATCTTCTCTGCATGATCGGCGGTCCCCTTTGTGTTGTTCGCTGGGTCGGGCGGTCGcacgggcggcgccgcagccaggccTCCCTTCTGGCGTGTTCCTTCCATCCGGAGGAGAGGCTCTTCGCCCCCCAATAGACCCCCATTCCCCCTCTTCTCCCCCATATCCTGTTGTCAGTGAAGTCTCTACGACCGTTGCATGGGCGTTTGTTTCCGGTTTTCCGCTGGGTGCAAGCGTGcccgtcttctcctctcATTCCAGCGGCACGTGTCGTTCCTTCTCAGATGATTCGCCGCCTCACACCGACGTGAAGGCGCTCACGAGTCAcgcttcgtctctccgctgcgccggggACTCCTCGGATGCAAGTTTGGTTCtcccttcttcgtcctcggcttctccgcgcgtcaCCCTagctgcggcggacgcaCCGCGTGAAGTGGCCGTGCCGAGTGCTGCGCCAAcccctgcagcagacgcagacgcgcactcTGAATCGCGGCGATCGCTTTCCACGTTCTCacctgcttcttcgtctccgctcgcttTGTCTTCTGCAAGGGATCCTGAGCAACACCG TTTCGAGCTTGAATcagaagacgccggcggagggggcCACGCCAGGGAG GCGAAAGCGGCATCTGGCGGGCGTGTCGTCAATGGACGACAAgccagagaggaagagagcgacggcaaCAGGGGGGTCCTCGGAGACAAAGGAGAGAGTCTGCGGTTTGGGGGCGGGCGACCACTGGACAcccaggaagaagagaccgCTGTCGAGAAGGGAAGCAAAATGGATGTTGAAGAGCGCACCGAAACATAcaacggcgaagaagctgtTCTTGTCTGCAGCCCCAAGAAACAGGACAGACAGACGACAGATCACGCCGGCGACGTTTCCATCTCACACTCtaacggcggccgcggctttCTCCCTCAAGCAAACTGCTCGTCcttttctgcgcctgcctcttctgtAGACGGCCCGCTGTCGACCGACGAAGTCTCGGGGCCTCGTGTCTCCAACTTTCTGTCGCCGGATCCCGCGGCCATGCGAACCCCGCAGCTTgcctcgtccttcttctcctcttcagtTGCGCCTTCGGCCTGCGAGTCTTCGACTCCTCTCTCCCCGTCTTCGGTCCCTTCCGCGCTGtccgcgagacgcgaggaaggcgactgCGCGGAGCGAGGGAGCCCGAGTGGAAACTCAGACGCAGGCttgtctctgcctccgcgtcgccagtcgcatctgccgctgctgtcgtCTGCCGCGGTCGGCACGGCCGCGGAAAACCTCGAGGGCGTGCCGAGTTTCTTTTCATCTTCGCTgcccgcctcttcgtcgctctcgtgGAGTCCGGTAGCGGGAGAAGGGAGGGGCCGCCCGTCACATGTTGAAGAGcaagcgagcgaggagaccgagagacgtctcgcctccctgtcgccttctccagAGAATCTTCTTCATCCGCACGGCGCGACGCTGTCGGGCGACTCTCTGTGTGCAGGCAAGGAGCCCctttctcgctgcgcggGCTCGTCCTCCATGCCTTCCTCCCTGCTCTCAACCACTGTTGAGAGTCACCGAGGAGGGGAGGACTTACCGGAGCAGACGAGTCAGACGGCAGACAGGAAGGCCGAGGGTCTCCGAGTTgtgtcgccttccgcaggcgaggggggAAGCTGGGGGCGTACGTCTGCAGCCAGCTTGatggacgcagaggaagcgccaTTGCTTCATCCTGTTTTTGAACTCCAGACCATGCCCGAAGGCATCGGAGTTCGCCCTGCCGGCCTCTtgtccgcgtcctcgtcgtctccttcttctcccgtcTCATCTCCTCTCTCATCGTCctgtgcctccgccgcagtgccggcccgcgcgggcgcggagcaGGACAGGAAAGAGACTCTTctgaaggagaaggagaaggcagcggagcctgtctctgcggcgtctccctccttcAACACGCCTCCGTCCTTCCTgttttcgccgtcgtcctgcccagaaaagaaggaagaaacGATGAaggcgggctcgccgcgcgtaAAAGAAGAAGGGGGCCAGAAGGCGGGCGGGGCAAGCTGCGATGGGGGGACGCTGCGTGGGCGGCAGAGCAGCGATGGACTTGCGCGTCGTGGTAACGCCGTGTCGACGGACATCCTCAGCGGAGCGGGAAAAGGGGACGCACGATTGGAGTGCGGACGTCCGGAGGTGGCGTCAGATGCCGTTTCACAACTTGCTGACCCCGCTCTTTCTtgttctgtctctgcgcctgcgtcctcgccgccgccggcttcGCCCTCTGTACAGCTccccgcgacgccgtctCCGGCGCAGCCCCTCGCGAAACTGTACGGGCCACTGTGCGTGAACGTGAGTGTTTCGTCTTGTTTCAAGTCTCTGAacgcttccgcttcctcttgTTTTTCTTCTAAGTCAACTTCCTCGCGTCAGATGGCGAAGGAAGCCGCcgctcctctgccgccgctccccgGCGAGCAGCACCTCTTTTCCTTCGCTCTGGAGCGCCCGagtccgcggacgcgcgcgtttgccgcggctgcgtcgctctccgctgctccCATTTCGTCTCAGCTGGCCTCTTCGAAGCTCGgggggcgcccgc